Proteins encoded in a region of the Onychostoma macrolepis isolate SWU-2019 chromosome 20, ASM1243209v1, whole genome shotgun sequence genome:
- the zgc:112001 gene encoding ankyrin repeat domain-containing protein 9 — MDAERKQHALVSFLFYQAVRDLKPVWMLEDMRTMETFYWEEDATQRSYSPSEALLYAIVHDHRAYAQHLLSRFAHEALATPGARFCCRASSAPHLAMAVRYDRRDILALILQAAHREPRLRSYLRRGGCAHLEDGKTPLHLACELLRADAVMLLLGSGASPRAVDSSGMTPLDVVLQQLRDSKANAAAKKCCLEKLLLFMPQPRFAMRSSLLEEPRRWATLLGEDTLHYLIGREPAPLFLCAMRAILTQLPPEQFPASLDTLPIPAALKPLPRAHTLRGLDRFR; from the coding sequence ATGGACGCCGAGCGCAAGCAGCACGCGCTGGTCTCGTTCCTGTTCTACCAGGCAGTGCGGGACCTGAAGCCCGTGTGGATGCTGGAGGACATGCGCACCATGGAGACCTTCTACTGGGAGGAGGACGCGACGCAGCGGAGCTACAGCCCTTCCGAGGCGCTGCTCTACGCCATCGTGCACGACCACCGCGCGTACGCGCAGCACCTGCTCAGCCGCTTCGCTCACGAGGCGCTGGCCACGCCGGGGGCGCGCTTCTGCTGCCGCGCGTCCTCCGCGCCGCACCTCGCCATGGCTGTGCGCTACGACCGACGCGACATCCTGGCGCTCATCCTGCAGGCGGCGCACCGCGAGCCGCGCCTGCGCTCCTACCTGCGCCGCGGCGGCTGCGCTCACCTGGAGGACGGCAAGACGCCGCTGCACCTGGCCTGCGAGCTGCTGCGCGCCGACGCCGTCATGTTGCTCCTCGGGAGCGGCGCGTCGCCGCGGGCAGTGGACAGCAGCGGCATGACGCCGCTCGACGTGGTGCTGCAGCAGCTGCGCGACTCCAAGGCGAACGCCGCGGCCAAGAAGTGCTGTTTGGAGAAGCTGCTGCTGTTCATGCCGCAGCCGCGCTTCGCGATGAGGAGCTCGCTGCTGGAGGAGCCCCGGCGCTGGGCCACGCTGCTGGGGGAGGACACGCTCCACTACCTGATCGGACGCGAGCCGGCGCCGCTCTTCCTCTGCGCGATGCGAGCGATCCTGACGCAGCTGCCGCCGGAGCAGTTCCCCGCGAGCCTGGACACGCTGCCCATCCCAGCCGCGCTCAAACCCCTGCCCAGAGCCCACACACTGCGCGGACTAGACCGCTTCcgctag